A section of the Thermotoga caldifontis AZM44c09 genome encodes:
- a CDS encoding FAD:protein FMN transferase, which yields MRQKDSKNLLKLDRKILLVAVSLVSVVLIIFLTSFLKAPPNYYELTGFTLGTYCRIVVSSRKGSKVLAQVIFNELDRIYKKFNPNDPASVISRINASNDWVDIDEETFALLDAAVRFSKLTNGAFDPTLGELIRLWGFDKIAEAPPSRVPSLKEIEEALKHIGTDKLELDFQRRRVRLLNGAKLDLGGIAKGYALDRAYQVAKEVDKDCTGFVEAGGDIRILGPKFGSRPWVVGVRNPRQSDAAIAYLYLTSGAVATSGDYERYFEVGGVRYHHILDPKTGFPARGAISVTVVADNAVTADALSTAGFVMGTDWEYVVLEFPKFGGNVLMVTDDGSIRRSPAMVVYEQSR from the coding sequence GTGCGGCAGAAAGATAGTAAGAATCTTTTGAAGCTCGATAGGAAGATCCTGTTGGTTGCCGTTTCTCTCGTCTCCGTTGTGCTGATCATTTTTTTAACGTCTTTTCTGAAAGCGCCCCCGAACTATTACGAACTGACCGGTTTCACGCTCGGGACCTACTGCAGAATCGTGGTCTCTTCCAGAAAAGGTTCCAAAGTTCTGGCCCAGGTCATATTCAACGAACTCGATAGAATTTACAAGAAGTTCAATCCCAACGATCCGGCGAGCGTGATCAGCAGGATCAACGCCTCGAACGATTGGGTCGATATCGATGAGGAAACTTTCGCCCTACTCGATGCAGCCGTCCGCTTCAGCAAGCTCACCAACGGCGCTTTCGATCCAACCTTAGGTGAACTGATCCGCCTCTGGGGTTTCGATAAGATAGCGGAAGCACCTCCAAGCAGAGTTCCTTCGCTCAAAGAGATAGAAGAAGCTCTCAAGCACATTGGAACAGACAAATTAGAACTGGATTTTCAAAGAAGAAGGGTGCGACTCCTGAATGGAGCAAAGCTGGACCTTGGTGGAATAGCGAAAGGTTATGCCCTGGACCGGGCGTACCAGGTGGCAAAAGAAGTCGATAAGGACTGCACGGGCTTCGTCGAAGCCGGTGGGGATATCAGGATACTCGGTCCGAAGTTTGGGTCCAGGCCCTGGGTAGTGGGTGTGAGGAATCCCAGGCAGAGTGACGCAGCCATAGCGTATCTGTATTTGACCTCGGGCGCGGTTGCAACTTCAGGCGATTACGAAAGATACTTCGAAGTCGGAGGGGTTCGTTACCATCACATACTCGATCCCAAGACTGGTTTTCCCGCCAGAGGGGCCATCTCGGTCACCGTGGTTGCGGACAACGCGGTAACGGCGGATGCCCTTTCAACGGCCGGGTTCGTCATGGGAACGGACTGGGAATACGTGGTACTCGAGTTCCCAAAGTTTGGAGGAAACGTTCTCATGGTCACGGACGATGGTTCGATAAGACGCTCACCAGCGATGGTCGTCTATGAACAGTCGCGATGA
- the fabZ gene encoding 3-hydroxyacyl-ACP dehydratase FabZ — protein sequence MNVDEILQILPHRFPILLVDRVLEKDGKKIVAIKNVTISEIVFLGHFPEYPIYPGVLIIEGMAQAAGLLLLKPGEKVVPLFLGIDNARFKSPVRPGDVLRYEVEIVESKLNVVKVRARATVDERLVASAELLLGVKRREEQGD from the coding sequence ATGAACGTGGATGAAATACTTCAAATCCTACCACACAGATTTCCCATACTGCTCGTGGACAGAGTTTTGGAGAAAGATGGGAAGAAAATCGTGGCGATCAAGAACGTTACGATCTCGGAGATCGTCTTTCTGGGACATTTTCCGGAGTATCCCATCTATCCCGGTGTTCTGATCATCGAAGGCATGGCCCAGGCGGCGGGGCTGTTGCTCCTGAAACCTGGAGAAAAAGTGGTTCCCTTGTTCCTGGGCATAGATAACGCGCGGTTCAAGTCGCCCGTCAGGCCTGGGGACGTTCTACGTTACGAGGTAGAAATCGTCGAGAGCAAACTCAACGTGGTGAAAGTGAGAGCAAGGGCGACTGTGGACGAAAGGCTCGTCGCGAGCGCCGAACTTCTGTTGGGAGTGAAGAGACGTGAAGAACAGGGTGACTGA
- a CDS encoding Gx transporter family protein, with the protein MNVRRLALISSLASLGSVIYFLETFVPFPLPYGRWGLSNLVVLIAVMLYDFKTVLAVSLLKSVVGSLITGRLFSIVSLMSVAGSVAAATGEYIAYRSSIFGLVGISVLGSVANNVAQALVGAMSIRSWSFLLILPQMLFLGVPGAILNAYLAERVVRRAKDNFGFSVAQESADNEHDTRKIRNHRTEG; encoded by the coding sequence GTGAACGTTCGAAGGCTGGCTCTAATTTCTTCTCTCGCCTCTCTTGGAAGTGTCATCTATTTTCTTGAAACGTTCGTGCCGTTCCCGTTGCCTTACGGTCGCTGGGGTTTATCGAATCTGGTCGTTCTGATCGCGGTGATGCTGTATGACTTCAAGACAGTTTTAGCTGTGAGCCTTCTGAAGAGCGTCGTTGGTTCTCTAATCACAGGAAGGCTCTTCAGCATCGTGTCTCTCATGTCCGTGGCAGGTTCCGTAGCAGCCGCAACGGGTGAATACATCGCTTACAGGAGTTCTATATTCGGGCTGGTCGGCATCAGCGTTCTCGGAAGTGTTGCCAACAACGTGGCACAGGCGCTCGTTGGCGCCATGAGCATAAGAAGCTGGTCTTTCCTGCTCATACTCCCGCAAATGCTTTTTCTCGGTGTACCCGGAGCGATCCTCAACGCTTATCTGGCAGAGAGAGTGGTGAGACGTGCGAAGGATAATTTTGGCTTCAGCGTCGCCCAGGAGAGCGCAGATAATGAGCATGATACTAGAAAGATTCGAAATCATCGCACCGAAGGTTGA
- the radC gene encoding RadC family protein, which yields MRGGSGVLKPRERMKVAGPESLSIEELLAIILRTGKKGKSVYELAQEIIHRFDGSLRALSNASLEEIAAIDGVGLAKAASVKAALELGKRLYTELAKPRTVLTSPTAIFEFCHDMRLYDKEIARVLLLDSKLSLITYSDVTVGTNNQTLLHPRDVFRLAVRANANALILVHNHPSGDPSPSRDDETITLSMVEAGRILGIKLVDHVIIGRNGYYSFRAAGKINEN from the coding sequence ATTCGAGGGGGATCTGGCGTGTTGAAACCACGTGAGAGAATGAAAGTCGCAGGCCCCGAAAGTCTGTCGATCGAAGAGCTTCTCGCCATAATTCTGAGAACTGGCAAAAAGGGCAAGAGCGTGTACGAACTGGCACAGGAAATCATCCACAGGTTCGATGGTTCGTTGAGAGCCCTGTCGAACGCGTCGCTCGAAGAAATCGCTGCCATAGACGGTGTGGGATTGGCGAAAGCGGCGAGTGTCAAGGCTGCATTGGAACTTGGAAAGCGCCTCTACACGGAGCTCGCAAAACCACGGACGGTTTTGACCAGCCCCACGGCCATATTCGAGTTCTGCCACGACATGAGATTGTATGACAAGGAAATCGCGCGCGTTTTGCTCCTCGATAGTAAACTCTCCCTGATCACTTACAGCGATGTAACCGTCGGTACGAACAACCAGACGCTCCTGCACCCGAGAGACGTTTTTCGACTCGCTGTGCGCGCGAACGCCAACGCCCTGATCCTCGTGCACAACCATCCATCCGGTGATCCTTCTCCCAGCAGAGACGATGAGACGATCACGCTGAGCATGGTTGAAGCCGGACGCATCCTGGGTATAAAGCTTGTGGATCACGTCATAATTGGCAGAAACGGCTATTACAGTTTCAGGGCAGCGGGAAAGATCAACGAAAACTGA
- the amrS gene encoding AmmeMemoRadiSam system radical SAM enzyme — protein MQRMALYFSTLDENRIKCELCPHHCVLEDGQVGLCLARRNQSGVMETLNYGEITSIALDPIEKKPLFHFNPSEYILSVGTFGCNMKCFFCQNWEISQQVAPTKRVSPQQLVSIAQSRGSRGIAYTYNEPFIWYEFVLDTSRVATKEGLYNVLVTNGMIEKEPLKLLLQSIHAMNIDLKAFDERTYARLGGDLKTVLNTIETCVKANVHVEITTLIVPQLNDDLKLLEEEFRWIASLDRSIPLHLSRYYPSYKYNAPATSPAFLIEAYNLARKYLDFVYIGNLWDPEYEKTVCPDCGTLSIARRGYEVQIVGLDAEGRCSKCGRKIVRIF, from the coding sequence GTGCAGAGGATGGCACTTTACTTTTCCACCTTGGATGAAAACAGAATCAAATGCGAACTCTGCCCCCATCACTGCGTGCTCGAAGATGGACAGGTTGGTCTTTGCCTTGCCCGGCGCAACCAGAGTGGAGTGATGGAGACGCTGAATTACGGCGAAATAACCTCCATCGCTCTGGATCCGATCGAGAAAAAACCGCTGTTCCATTTCAATCCCTCGGAGTACATACTCTCTGTGGGAACGTTCGGTTGCAACATGAAGTGTTTCTTTTGCCAGAACTGGGAGATCTCGCAGCAGGTTGCACCCACGAAGCGCGTCTCGCCGCAACAGCTGGTCTCGATCGCGCAGAGCAGGGGATCTCGTGGTATAGCGTACACGTACAACGAGCCGTTCATCTGGTACGAGTTCGTCCTCGACACGTCGAGGGTTGCGACGAAAGAGGGTCTCTACAACGTGCTCGTAACGAACGGTATGATCGAAAAAGAACCTTTGAAACTTCTGCTTCAATCTATTCACGCTATGAACATCGATCTCAAAGCCTTCGACGAACGTACCTACGCGAGACTTGGCGGAGACCTCAAAACGGTGCTGAACACGATAGAGACGTGCGTTAAAGCCAACGTGCACGTCGAGATCACGACGTTGATCGTGCCACAGCTGAACGACGATCTGAAACTTCTCGAAGAAGAGTTCCGCTGGATAGCAAGTCTCGACAGGTCGATACCTTTGCATCTTTCCAGATACTATCCATCTTACAAGTACAACGCTCCGGCAACGTCGCCAGCGTTCTTGATCGAAGCCTACAACCTCGCCAGGAAGTATCTCGACTTCGTCTACATCGGGAACCTCTGGGATCCCGAATACGAGAAAACGGTGTGCCCGGACTGCGGAACGTTATCGATCGCGCGTAGAGGTTACGAGGTGCAGATTGTTGGACTCGACGCGGAGGGAAGGTGTAGCAAGTGCGGCAGAAAGATAGTAAGAATCTTTTGA
- a CDS encoding Maf family protein, translating into MSMILERFEIIAPKVDEPHFSTPQETAEKLALLKAVSVFESNRDALVIAADTVVDLDGEILGKPSNELEAREQLFKLMGRWHRVHTAVAIVSQHETWLNLKSASVKFRDVPSDFVFFYSSRYSLDKAGSYGLQDIGAVFVERVVGDPYVVIGLPVYEVWNYLYSRGIWRVETT; encoded by the coding sequence ATGAGCATGATACTAGAAAGATTCGAAATCATCGCACCGAAGGTTGACGAGCCACACTTCTCTACGCCTCAGGAAACAGCCGAAAAGCTCGCGCTGCTCAAAGCCGTGAGCGTTTTTGAAAGCAACAGGGACGCCCTGGTTATCGCCGCCGACACGGTGGTCGACCTGGACGGTGAAATACTGGGCAAGCCATCGAACGAACTCGAAGCGCGTGAACAGCTCTTCAAGCTCATGGGTCGGTGGCATCGAGTACACACTGCAGTGGCAATAGTGAGTCAACATGAGACGTGGCTGAACCTGAAGTCCGCGAGTGTCAAGTTCAGGGATGTTCCCTCGGATTTCGTTTTTTTCTACTCCTCGAGATACTCACTGGACAAAGCTGGTTCTTACGGGCTTCAGGACATCGGAGCGGTCTTCGTTGAACGCGTGGTCGGTGATCCGTACGTCGTCATCGGCCTACCAGTTTACGAGGTATGGAACTATCTGTATTCGAGGGGGATCTGGCGTGTTGAAACCACGTGA
- a CDS encoding cyclodeaminase/cyclohydrolase family protein produces MSFEKMQIRDFVERVADKSPTPGGGAVSAIVACLAAALNEMVAQLTLSRQDYADWHAEMERVTEEMEEIRHALLELSDADAKAFDEVMNAYKMPKETEEEKEKRKKCIQEALKHAARVPYEICRYCRDVVKTAQVVAKWGNVNAISDAVSAAELAYGAFQAAKANVLINLKSIKDEAFVENMKHELRTFTGEVEGALRDVRESAKQRAGIEV; encoded by the coding sequence ATGAGTTTTGAAAAGATGCAGATCAGAGATTTCGTGGAGAGAGTGGCCGACAAGAGTCCGACGCCCGGTGGGGGAGCCGTGAGCGCCATCGTGGCGTGTTTGGCTGCCGCCCTGAACGAGATGGTGGCCCAGTTGACGTTGAGCAGACAGGATTACGCAGACTGGCACGCAGAGATGGAACGCGTGACCGAGGAGATGGAGGAGATCAGGCACGCACTGTTAGAACTGTCTGATGCGGACGCGAAAGCTTTCGACGAGGTCATGAACGCTTATAAAATGCCTAAGGAGACGGAAGAGGAGAAAGAGAAAAGGAAGAAGTGCATACAGGAAGCGTTGAAACATGCCGCACGGGTGCCTTACGAAATCTGCAGATACTGTAGAGATGTCGTTAAAACTGCCCAGGTGGTCGCCAAATGGGGAAACGTCAACGCCATATCGGACGCAGTGAGTGCAGCAGAACTCGCCTACGGGGCGTTCCAGGCTGCGAAGGCGAACGTCTTGATAAACCTGAAATCGATAAAGGATGAGGCCTTCGTTGAAAACATGAAACATGAGCTCAGAACGTTCACGGGCGAAGTGGAGGGAGCTTTGAGAGATGTCAGGGAGAGCGCCAAGCAACGCGCGGGAATCGAGGTTTGA
- a CDS encoding NusG domain II-containing protein — translation MNSRDELFKKRDLFLIISLMVVFLGLYWGKSQKGQTVEVFVGGKLSMQIRVAGSYELHDGDKYLMKVVFDGQKVHVENADCPLKICEKTGRVGPGGVIICVPNRVLIKFRKVSNEGVDVMTW, via the coding sequence ATGAACAGTCGCGATGAGCTCTTCAAGAAACGCGATCTTTTTCTCATCATCTCACTAATGGTAGTTTTTCTCGGCCTTTACTGGGGGAAATCTCAGAAAGGGCAAACCGTTGAAGTCTTCGTCGGTGGAAAACTGTCCATGCAGATCAGAGTGGCCGGATCGTACGAACTCCACGATGGCGACAAATACTTGATGAAAGTGGTCTTCGACGGTCAAAAGGTCCACGTTGAAAACGCCGACTGCCCTCTGAAAATCTGTGAGAAGACAGGGCGTGTGGGACCTGGCGGTGTGATCATCTGCGTACCCAACAGAGTGCTCATAAAGTTCAGAAAGGTTTCCAACGAGGGTGTGGACGTGATGACCTGGTGA
- the fabD gene encoding ACP S-malonyltransferase: MLAFVFPGQGSQYSGMGRDFMSYPRARYFFERAKEVLGIDMYQLMNAEEEILKITENAQPAIYLASYIAFDELVRNGVVPNVVAGHSLGEYTALAAADVYDFELGLYLVRKRGEYISQAVPPGLGGMAAVIGADASKVEETIADIEGVWIANYNAPDQVVISGSMEAVRKASEKLRAVAKRVIELKVSGPFHTPLLESAREKMAKELRGVKFRRPRWPIVMNSTAKETTDPEEIKENILAQISGPVKWYQSVDRMVSMGVHGFVEVGPQKVLTNLIKKMKPEASQHFSEILAEEKKPIPQVV, from the coding sequence GTGTTAGCCTTTGTCTTTCCCGGTCAGGGCTCACAATATTCCGGCATGGGAAGAGATTTCATGTCTTATCCAAGGGCTCGATACTTCTTCGAACGGGCGAAGGAAGTGCTGGGCATAGACATGTACCAGCTGATGAATGCGGAAGAGGAAATCCTCAAAATAACGGAGAACGCTCAACCGGCGATATATCTTGCAAGTTACATAGCCTTCGACGAGCTGGTCCGAAACGGTGTCGTGCCCAACGTTGTGGCAGGTCACAGCCTTGGTGAGTACACCGCGCTCGCAGCCGCGGACGTTTATGACTTCGAGCTCGGTCTGTATCTCGTGAGAAAGAGAGGCGAGTACATCTCGCAGGCCGTTCCACCGGGACTGGGCGGTATGGCCGCCGTGATCGGAGCGGACGCATCGAAAGTCGAGGAAACCATCGCGGACATAGAAGGGGTGTGGATCGCGAACTACAACGCACCGGACCAGGTCGTGATCAGCGGTTCAATGGAAGCGGTGAGAAAGGCATCAGAGAAGTTGAGAGCTGTTGCGAAACGGGTGATAGAGCTGAAAGTGAGTGGGCCGTTCCATACACCGTTGCTCGAATCCGCGCGCGAAAAGATGGCGAAGGAACTCAGGGGAGTCAAGTTCCGGAGGCCAAGATGGCCGATCGTCATGAACAGCACTGCTAAGGAAACGACGGACCCTGAAGAAATCAAAGAAAACATCCTCGCGCAGATAAGCGGTCCGGTGAAATGGTACCAGTCGGTAGACAGGATGGTGTCTATGGGTGTTCACGGCTTCGTGGAAGTCGGACCTCAGAAGGTTCTGACGAATCTCATCAAGAAAATGAAACCAGAGGCCTCACAGCATTTTTCAGAGATTCTGGCAGAAGAGAAGAAACCGATCCCACAAGTTGTGTGA
- the fabF gene encoding beta-ketoacyl-ACP synthase II, translating into MRRVVITGMGIVSPIGIGKEEVLANLERSTVAIDRISSFDASKLPVRIAAEVKNFDVEKYIDRKLARRTDRFVHFALVAFKEALEQAKIDLSTFSERTAVLVASGMGGFITLDTENNKFLAEGASKVSPFLIPMLLINMASGIISIEYGLKGVNFAPVSACAASGHAIALGTLLIRHGYADVAIVGGSEATIAPLPIAGFASMRALSTRNDEPKKASRPFDVQRDGFVMGEGGAILILEAEEIALQRNAEIIAEVKGFGMNDDAYHMSAPDPEGRGAEKAMRMALEDAKLSPEDIQYVSCHATSTPAGDVAEAKAIERIFGKNVLVNSGKALMGHLLGAAAAAETVIGILQMQEGFLHAMPNLDEKDPEVNINVVGKEPIKVTIDNFVKNSFGFGGHNVSIVIGRYEP; encoded by the coding sequence ATGAGACGAGTAGTCATCACGGGAATGGGTATAGTCAGTCCGATCGGAATTGGAAAAGAAGAGGTCCTCGCCAATCTGGAACGTTCTACCGTTGCCATCGATCGTATCAGCAGTTTCGATGCCAGCAAGCTTCCCGTCAGGATAGCGGCTGAGGTGAAGAATTTCGATGTTGAGAAATACATAGACAGAAAGCTCGCGCGGAGGACTGACAGGTTCGTTCATTTCGCCCTCGTCGCCTTCAAAGAGGCGCTCGAACAGGCGAAGATAGATCTTTCAACCTTCTCCGAGAGAACAGCGGTGCTCGTGGCCTCGGGCATGGGCGGTTTCATCACCCTCGACACGGAGAACAACAAGTTCCTCGCGGAGGGTGCCTCCAAGGTCAGTCCCTTCCTGATACCCATGTTGTTGATCAACATGGCCTCGGGGATCATCTCGATAGAGTACGGTCTGAAAGGGGTTAACTTCGCACCGGTGAGTGCCTGTGCAGCTTCTGGACACGCGATCGCGTTGGGTACCTTGTTGATCAGACACGGATACGCTGACGTGGCCATCGTTGGTGGTTCGGAGGCCACGATAGCCCCGCTGCCGATAGCAGGTTTTGCGAGCATGCGAGCACTCTCAACAAGGAACGACGAACCGAAGAAGGCTTCCAGACCTTTCGATGTTCAGCGTGACGGTTTCGTGATGGGCGAGGGCGGTGCCATACTCATCCTCGAAGCCGAAGAAATCGCGCTTCAGAGGAATGCAGAAATCATAGCTGAAGTCAAAGGGTTCGGTATGAACGACGATGCTTACCATATGAGTGCTCCAGACCCGGAGGGACGTGGCGCGGAAAAGGCCATGAGGATGGCTTTGGAAGATGCAAAACTGTCTCCCGAAGACATCCAGTATGTGAGTTGCCATGCGACGAGCACACCTGCTGGAGATGTTGCGGAAGCCAAGGCGATCGAGAGGATTTTTGGAAAGAACGTACTGGTGAACAGCGGCAAGGCCTTGATGGGGCACCTGCTCGGGGCGGCGGCAGCCGCCGAAACGGTGATCGGAATTCTGCAGATGCAGGAAGGCTTTCTCCATGCGATGCCAAATCTGGACGAGAAAGATCCAGAGGTGAACATAAACGTCGTTGGCAAAGAACCGATCAAAGTCACGATCGATAACTTCGTCAAAAATTCTTTCGGCTTCGGGGGCCACAACGTGTCGATCGTCATCGGGAGGTACGAGCCATGA
- the deoC gene encoding deoxyribose-phosphate aldolase encodes MSSIEEKIEEKVVEYQKHYRFELPQRSVNVQEVSSAIEHTLLRPTATEEEIDRLCDEAVEYGFFGVCVSPVYVRRAVERLKGSNVKVVSVVGFPLGTNTQRCKAREAEELVELGADELDMVLSIPMIKSKDYKYVYEDIRSVVEASQGKPVKVIIETCYLTQEEKIAACVIAKLAGAQFVKTSTGFGPAGATVEDVHLMKWCVPELGVKASGGIRTYQQAVQMLLAGACRIGTSSGVNIVKEGGSR; translated from the coding sequence TTGAGCAGCATCGAAGAAAAAATAGAGGAAAAAGTGGTTGAGTATCAGAAACACTACCGTTTCGAGTTACCGCAGAGGAGCGTCAATGTTCAGGAAGTTAGCTCCGCGATAGAGCACACGCTTTTGAGGCCTACAGCCACGGAGGAAGAGATAGATAGGCTCTGCGATGAAGCTGTTGAGTACGGATTTTTCGGTGTATGTGTCAGTCCCGTGTACGTCAGGCGGGCGGTGGAACGGCTCAAGGGTTCGAACGTGAAAGTGGTCAGCGTTGTGGGATTCCCGCTGGGCACGAACACCCAGCGCTGCAAAGCGAGGGAAGCGGAGGAACTGGTCGAACTCGGTGCCGATGAGCTCGACATGGTGTTGAGTATTCCCATGATCAAATCGAAGGACTACAAGTACGTTTACGAGGATATCAGATCCGTCGTCGAAGCGAGTCAGGGAAAGCCCGTGAAGGTCATCATCGAGACGTGTTATCTGACGCAGGAAGAAAAGATCGCGGCCTGTGTCATCGCGAAACTTGCGGGCGCCCAGTTCGTCAAAACGTCCACCGGGTTTGGCCCAGCTGGAGCGACGGTAGAAGATGTTCACCTCATGAAGTGGTGCGTTCCAGAGCTCGGTGTCAAGGCATCCGGTGGTATAAGAACTTACCAGCAGGCGGTGCAAATGTTGCTCGCCGGCGCCTGCAGGATCGGAACCAGCTCTGGTGTTAACATAGTGAAAGAGGGGGGTTCAAGATGA
- a CDS encoding nitronate monooxygenase: protein MGGMAWAGTAKLAAAVSNAGGLGMIGSGAMRAQQLKEAIEQIRKLTDRPFGVNVMLASPYVEELLDVIVQENVPVVSFGAGNPVKYIPKLKDRDIKVIVVVASDSLAKLVERAGADAVVAEGMESGGHIGEVTTIVLVNKVARSVNIPVIAAGGIADGRGMAAAFALGAEGVQMGTRFLATVEAEVHENYKKKILNASIRDTVVTGAKLGHPARVIKTPFARQVLELEVKSPEEAESILVGSLRKAVIDGDLDAGSFMAGQVVGLIEDIPTVKELIERIMKEFHETVQKICREVEVC, encoded by the coding sequence ATGGGTGGCATGGCCTGGGCCGGGACAGCCAAGCTCGCCGCGGCCGTATCGAACGCGGGCGGCCTGGGAATGATTGGCTCCGGTGCGATGAGGGCACAGCAGCTGAAGGAAGCGATCGAGCAGATCAGAAAACTCACCGATAGGCCTTTTGGCGTGAACGTGATGCTCGCTTCTCCTTACGTTGAGGAACTTCTGGACGTCATCGTTCAAGAGAACGTGCCCGTGGTTTCGTTCGGCGCAGGCAATCCAGTCAAGTACATTCCGAAGTTGAAGGACCGGGACATCAAGGTTATCGTCGTGGTCGCTTCCGATTCGCTGGCGAAACTCGTCGAAAGGGCTGGTGCCGACGCCGTCGTGGCCGAGGGTATGGAATCTGGTGGACACATAGGAGAGGTCACCACGATCGTGCTGGTCAACAAGGTCGCAAGGTCTGTGAACATACCCGTGATCGCCGCCGGAGGCATCGCAGACGGTCGCGGTATGGCAGCCGCATTCGCACTCGGGGCTGAGGGTGTCCAGATGGGAACGAGGTTTCTCGCCACCGTCGAAGCTGAGGTACACGAGAACTACAAGAAGAAGATCCTCAACGCGTCGATAAGGGACACGGTGGTGACAGGTGCAAAACTCGGTCATCCCGCACGCGTGATCAAAACGCCGTTCGCGAGACAGGTCCTCGAACTCGAAGTGAAGAGTCCAGAAGAGGCGGAATCCATACTCGTCGGGAGTTTGAGAAAAGCCGTGATCGACGGAGATCTCGATGCTGGTTCCTTCATGGCAGGTCAGGTGGTCGGTCTCATAGAAGACATACCCACCGTGAAAGAGTTGATCGAGAGGATCATGAAAGAGTTTCATGAAACGGTACAAAAAATCTGCAGGGAGGTGGAAGTGTGTTAG
- the amrA gene encoding AmmeMemoRadiSam system protein A has product MKGHHPFVKWAIKSIESYILDGRMVDPIKDGAPEELLNRRAGAFVSLHLLDGSLRGCIGTFMPTRSNLALEIRDNAIAAATQDPRFEPVTPEELDDIEVTVDILSEPEKVADTSQLDPKRYGVIVVSGYRRGLLLPDLPGVDSVEEQLRIALRKAGISERERFDVYRFTVERYH; this is encoded by the coding sequence ATGAAGGGTCATCATCCGTTCGTGAAGTGGGCGATCAAGAGTATCGAAAGCTACATTCTGGATGGAAGGATGGTTGATCCGATCAAAGACGGCGCCCCGGAAGAATTGTTGAATCGCAGGGCGGGGGCTTTCGTCAGCCTGCATCTCCTGGATGGATCTTTGAGAGGATGCATCGGGACTTTCATGCCAACCAGATCGAACCTGGCGCTCGAGATCAGAGACAACGCGATCGCCGCCGCGACACAGGATCCTCGATTTGAACCGGTGACGCCAGAGGAACTGGACGATATCGAAGTCACAGTGGACATACTCAGCGAGCCTGAGAAAGTGGCAGACACCAGTCAACTCGATCCGAAAAGGTACGGCGTGATCGTCGTCAGTGGTTACAGGAGAGGGTTGTTACTGCCCGATTTGCCCGGTGTGGACAGCGTTGAAGAACAGCTCCGAATAGCACTCAGAAAGGCCGGAATTTCAGAGCGGGAACGTTTTGACGTGTACAGGTTCACAGTCGAGCGGTACCACTGA
- a CDS encoding HDIG domain-containing metalloprotein, whose amino-acid sequence MLDRQAALNLLNEHVKTKNLVKHCLAVEAIMKALARRFGQDEELWGLAGLLHDLDYEYTKDKPDLHGFKTVEILQSYDVPKQVLDAILAHCEKKERETLMEKAIYAADPTSGFIVAAALINPEKSLSVVDVDFLKRRFKEKLFAKGASREQMMKCEEMGLSLDEFFDISLNAMKEIKEELGL is encoded by the coding sequence ATGCTTGACAGGCAAGCGGCTTTGAATTTGTTGAACGAGCATGTGAAAACGAAAAATCTGGTGAAGCACTGTCTGGCAGTGGAAGCGATCATGAAAGCTTTAGCACGAAGGTTCGGCCAGGACGAAGAGCTCTGGGGTCTTGCAGGTTTGCTCCACGATCTGGACTACGAATACACGAAGGATAAACCTGACTTGCACGGGTTCAAGACTGTCGAAATTCTTCAGTCTTACGACGTTCCAAAGCAAGTTCTGGACGCGATACTCGCCCACTGTGAAAAGAAAGAACGAGAGACTTTGATGGAAAAAGCCATCTACGCCGCTGACCCGACATCCGGTTTCATAGTTGCAGCTGCGCTCATCAATCCTGAAAAATCTTTGTCGGTTGTCGACGTCGATTTTCTGAAACGAAGGTTCAAAGAGAAACTTTTCGCCAAGGGAGCAAGCAGAGAACAGATGATGAAATGTGAAGAGATGGGACTTTCATTGGATGAGTTCTTCGACATATCACTCAATGCCATGAAAGAAATCAAAGAAGAGCTCGGTTTGTGA